In one Fundulus heteroclitus isolate FHET01 chromosome 3, MU-UCD_Fhet_4.1, whole genome shotgun sequence genomic region, the following are encoded:
- the gtpbp10 gene encoding GTP-binding protein 10, producing MVHISRICLRKYGNFLDNLRLYVRGGPGGMALPRLGGHGGNGGDVWVVATKNMTLKRIKDKYPLKRFQGGPGGNSSVRALKGERGKDEEIPAPVGITVTDDDGRVLGELNAEGDRVLVAKGGRGGTPYSAFEPKKGQAKQIRLDLKLIADLGLVGFPNAGKSSLLTALSNATPQIASYAFTTLRPEIGKLMYPDYKQISLADLPGLIEGAHMNRGMGHKFLKHVERTKQLLFVVDVTGFQLASKTPFRSAFEAVQLLTKELELYKEELVSKPALLAVNKMDLPDAEDKLEELEEQLQNPEAFTHLLPDDMMPNNFVTFRHVMPVSALTGFGVDRVKSCIRLSLDERAAMEMSTVHQEKLQALRHQLHEHL from the exons ATGGTCCACATCAGTAGAATTTGCCTCCGCAAG TATGGAAACTTTTTGGACAATCTCCGCCTGTATGTACGTGGAGGCCCCGGCGGGATGGCTCTGCCCCGCCTTGGAGGACATGGAGGAAACGGTGGAGATGTTTGGGTGGTGGCGACAAAGAACATGACTTTAAAGaggatcaaggacaaatacccACTGAAACGGTTCCAAGGTGGACCAGGAGGCAACAGCAG TGTCCGAGCTCTAAagggagaaagaggaaaagacgAGGAAATCCCAGCGCCTGTTGGTATAACTGTCACCGATGACGATGGCAGAGTACTTG GGGAATTGAACGCAGAGGGTGATCGTGTGCTGGTGGCAAAAGGAGGACGTGGAGGCACGCCGTACTCTGCCTTTGAGCCCAAGAAAGGCCAGGCCAAGCAAATACGACTGGACCTCAAACTCATTGCTGACCTGGGCCTTGTAGG GTTCCCAAATGCAGGAAAGTCATCTCTCCTCACAGCCTTGTCTAACGCCACTCCTCAGATTGCCAGCTATGCTT TCACAACTTTGAGGCCAGAGATCGGCAAGCTAATGTATCCAGATTACAAGCAA aTCTCACTTGCGGATCTGCCGGGACTGATTGAGGGGGCTCACATGAACAGAGGCATGGGGCACAAGTTCCTGAAGCACGTAGAAAGGACCAAACAACTGCTTTTTGTG GTGGATGTTACTGGTTTCCAGCTGGCCAGTAAAACACCGTTCAGATCTGCCTTCGAAGCTGTGCAGCTTCTCACCAAG GAGCTGGAGTTGTACAAGGAGGAGCTGGTGTCAAAGCCTGCGTTACTGGCGGTAAACAAAATGGACCTGCCTGATGCTGAGGACAAACTGGAAGAGCTGGAAGAGCAACTGCAAAACCCAGAGG CGTTCACACATTTGCTGCCAGATGATATGATGCCGAATAACTTCGTAACATTCAGACACGTGATGCCCGTTTCCGCCCTCACCGGGTTCGGCGTCGACCGCGTGAAGAGCTGCATTCGGCTCTCCCTGGACGAGCGCGCCGCCATGGAAATGAGCACCGTGCACCAGGAAAAGctgcaagcgctgaggcaccaACTTCATGAACATTTGTGA
- the osgin2 gene encoding oxidative stress-induced growth inhibitor 2 has product MPLLEETTLPQEHPPTFPVVIIGNGPSGICLSYLLSGYKPYLDTATVHPNPILYRKLQEAKHLPITEQDMEYLSEGLEGRSRNPVAVLFDTLLHPNADFGYEFPPVLKWRKDKNQQIPHLVLGKGTPGGAWHAMEGSMLTVSLGIWMELPGVNYRDLTNGQRRDVTSDRATPEEISSYYKDYVKLKGLQKNFVENTYVTSVQKLFRGNELDGLENGQNDQRMVEGGNGRFEENGKECENNGGGGGTLWEIRGYRQVQNDTHVSFSLFAENVVLATGASDSPVRLGVEGEDLPFVFHSISDLGLAVSQGKLDVNSDPVLVVGAGLSAADAVLCACNSKIRVLHAFRKNIDNQDLIFKQLPKTLYPEYHKVYNMMSSQTCTNVASSSSSNRPQAVSIATSVCAKMCPKPQFSAGSTTVDSGITLFPDYTSFPEHCVVSFQSDMKCLLQGDNSLKAFKISMALILIGTNPNLFFLKDQGQYLGQDPTRPISCKQNPIDINPYTFECTKEPGLFAMGPLVGDNFVRFLKGGALGIASCLLKRLKKRDKLISNGVKNFI; this is encoded by the exons ATGCCTCTTCTGGAAGAGACCACTCTGCCTCAAGAGCACCCTCCTACCTTCCCTGTGGTCATTATCG GAAATGGTCCATCAGGCATTTGTCTGTCCTACCTGTTAAGTGGATACAAGCCCTACCTGGACACTGCAACTGTTCACCCTAACCCGATTCTctacaggaagctgcaggaggCCAAGCATCTCCCCATCACTGAACAG GATATGGAATACTTGAGCGAAGGTCTCGAGGGTCGGTCAAGGAATCCCGTGGCCGTGCTATTTGATACACTACTACACCCCAATGCTGACTTTGGCTACGAGTTCCCACCAGTCCTCAAGTGGAGAAAGGACAAGAATCAACAAATCCCACATCTGGTTCTGGGAAAGGGAACACCTGGGGGTGCTTGGCAT GCAATGGAAGGCTCCATGTTGACTGTTAGTCTTGGCATCTGGATGGAGCTTCCTGGAGTCAACTACAGAGATTTAACCAATGGGCAACGAAG GGATGTAACTAGTGACAGAGCTACCCCAGAGGAGATATCATCTTACTACAAAGACTATGTGAAGCTAAAGGGTCTGCAAAAGAATTTTGTTGAAAACACTTATGTGACCTCTGTTCAGAAACTTTTCCGGGGGAATGAGTTAGATGGTCTGGAAAATGGCCAAAATGATCAAAGGATGGTTGAAGGTGGGAATGGGCGCTTTGAGGAGAATGGCAAAGAGTGTGAAAAcaatggaggaggaggaggcactCTATGGGAAATCCGAGGTTATCGCCAGGTACAGAATGACACTCATGTCTCGTTCTCCCTGTTTGCTGAGAACGTTGTCCTGGCCACTGGTGCATCCGATTCTCCAGTCCGATTAGGTGTAGAGGGGGAAGATCTACCTTTTGTATTCCACAGTATCTCAGACCTGGGCTTGGCTGTAAGCCAGGGAAAACTGGATGTAAACTCTGATCCGGTTTTAGTTGTAGGCGCTGGTTTAAGTGCTGCCGACGCAGTTCTGTGTGCATGTAATAGCAAAATTAGAGTGCTCCATGCTTTCCGGAAGAACATTGACAACCAAGACCTCATCTTTAAGCAACTTCCCAAGACCCTGTACCCAGAATACCACAAAGTGTACAACATGATGTCTTCCCAGACCTGTACCAATGTGGcttcctcgtcctcctccaACAGACCCCAGGCAGTTAGCATTGCCACTTCAGTATGTGCCAAGATGTGCCCTAAACCCCAGTTTTCTGCAGGGAGCACTACTGTAGATTCTGGCATCACCCTTTTCCCCGATTACACCAGTTTCCCCGAACACTGTGTGGTCTCGTTCCAGTCTGACATGAAGTGTCTGCTACAAGGGGACAACTCTCTTAAAGCGTTCAAGATCTCAATGGCCCTGATCTTGATCGGGACCAACCCCAACTTGTTCTTCCTTAAAGATCAGGGCCAGTACCTGGGACAGGACCCGACCAGACCGATCTCCTGCAAGCAGAACCCCATCGACATCAACCCTTACACCTTTGAGTGCACCAAGGAGCCAGGGCTGTTTGCCATGGGCCCGTTGGTGGGAGACAATTTTGTCCGATTTCTGAAGGGCGGCGCTTTAGGCATCGCCTCCTGTCTGCTGAAAAGACTCAAGAAGAGAGACAAGCTTATAAGCAATGGGGTGAAGAACTTCATTTAA